The Mycteria americana isolate JAX WOST 10 ecotype Jacksonville Zoo and Gardens chromosome 16, USCA_MyAme_1.0, whole genome shotgun sequence DNA segment AAGATACCGGGAACCCAGCTAGCAGTGACAGCTATCTCTCCCCGGTTTATCTTGGTAACTGGTGAGAGAAGCACTCTGCTTACGGAAATGAGATGTATAAAAGATCTGCCGTGGCTCCGAAACTAAATGCTTGCAAGCCCAATAACCGGTTCCCTTAGAAATGGATAAAAATGCCATTCGCCTCGCCTCCTTCGGGGCGCAGGGCAGTTCGCCCGCGGGCTCCCCCGCCGTGTCCCACGCAGCCGCCCTCATCCCGCCGTGCTCCCGGTTGGGCTGGGCGCGACCCGCCACCCCTCACACAGCGGCACGGCCCGGGTCCCTcaggccgcggcggcgggggtgcccaccccgctcccgctcccctgaGAGgtgccgccgcgctccccgctgcCCTCACGCTCGGATGCACCGAGCGAGGTCAAACATTCAAACTCATTAACATTCCGCCCGGTTACCGGGGAGACGGCTCCCGGCCGCGGCCTCGCCGGGCGCGGCTGCGGGGGAGCGGcacggccgcgctccccgccgacGCCCGCGCACAGGCCGGCCCTGGCGCCCCCCCCGCGGCTGCCCCTGTCCCGCCGCGGGTAACGGCCGCCGCGcgtgccgggggggtgggggggcgcggACGGGAGACACCccctgcggggcggggcggagcggggggcggggccgtCCGCCGCACCCCCCGCGCCAATGGCGGTGCCGCGCCGCGCCTGACGTCAGCGCCGGCAGCGCCTGCACATGGGCGCGCGGCCGGGGCGCGCGGCGCAgagcgggcggcgggagcggtgCGGGCAGCGGTGGTGGAGCTGCGCGGCGGAGGGGCCTCTCCCGCTCCCCTGCTCCGGCGGCCTCCAGGCGCCCCTCGCCAgcggggctcggctcggctctgcGCCCGTTTCACCGCGCTTCGCAGCGGCGCCgcgagaggaaggggaaggaaccGCTGCCGCGCAGCTGCCCCGAGGGAAGCCCACCATGTCGCGGCCGCTCCCGCTGAACCCCACCTTCCTACCTCCCACCTACGGGGTGCTGAAGTCCCTGCTGGAAAACCCGCTCAAGCTGCCGCTCGCTCACGAAGACGGTGAggcttccctgggcagctctcGCTctcccggccccccggggccggctctgcccccgccgcggccccctcACATCCTGGCCCAGTGAGGGCAGGCGCCCCGAAATGGCGGCCCCCATCCTGCCGTCACCTCAGGAACCGCTGCCtcgctttccctttttttcccctccctccgaCCCCCGCCCCCACTCCCCCCCGACAGGCGATTAAGTAATGGGATGATTTCGGTAAGGGTATTAGGCGGTGAGCGATGGGCGCAGTCGGCCTGACTTAACGGAAGGCGCTCGGTTTTTCCGCCGCCGCTGCGGAGCCACCGCGGGGACGGCTCCGGCCgcctggaaaaataaatgagagagcGCGATTTGCCTCGGGCGAAGTGTTGGGTAgaggggggcgggcagggcggcggcgcggACCCCCCGGCCTGAGCCGAGGTCCCGCCGCAGCCTCCCCTCGGGGCGGCCAGCTGCTCCGTCCTGCCCGCCGTTTAAAACCCACCCTCCGTGAAACCTGGTCCCGTATAACTGAAAGGCGTTTTAACAGTAGAAAGTTGCAACTTTTCTGGAAAGCTAAGGTAGTGCGGACACAATTGCACCTTGCATTTCCAATGAATCAAatgcacattaaaaacaaaaccctatGAAAGGTCTTGCAGAGCCAAGGCTTTCTGTGTCCTCGGCTTTCCGAGTTTCATTGCAAAGCGACTCGCAGGATTTCACCGGGGTTGTGGTATGtggttgaaaagaaaatgttaagaagGCATGGTAGTTGACAGAAAGCTTTGTCGGTTCAGATTCTTTGAAATCTTGTAGAGAAACCATGTGTTTCCCTTCAGAAATGTGTGTTGAAATCACTGGATATTGTAGGGATGAGTAGGAAgcataattttaactttttttttgctttgcttctactttttaattttttgttagcTCTTCTGCACATCAAAATACATATTCTGTCAGACTTCACCATTGTTGTAAGTTAGTAACGTTAAGAAGTACTGAATTTGAGGGCTACTTTCCTTGTGTTAAGGACTAGCAAGACCGGGACCTTAATTTAGAAGTATGACAGGATAATAAGTTATGGGCATTTTAGGTTAAGACTGTACCTTTTCAACAGAATACCGCAACATCTTCCAGTTTGGCGTAAGTTAAATACTCACTTCTAAGTCTGTTGAGCACTTACTGAAGCTGACATTCAAAGCCATGCATGCAGTGGAATTGTTAactaaaaatagaggaaaacctCAAAAACGTGGTTGGCTCCAGCAAAGGTGCTCAGTTGGCTTGACCTGTCAATTCTCTACCAAACAGGTAATCAAAGGAGTTGTTTTTATGAAGGGAGTATTTATTTCTTACAACTGAGAGTGCagcagaaataactgaaatagtAGTAGccaatattttaattactgagCTCTTATATCTTTATTGTGTGTTTTGTTTAAGCATTCggtaaagaaaaagacaaagagaagaagTTAGACGATGACAGCACCAGTACCACAGTCCCTCAGTCAGCTTTCTTGGGCCCAACATTATGGGACAAGACACTGCCATACGATGGAGACACTTTCCAGTTGGAATACATGGACCTGGAAGAATTCCTCTCAGAAAATGGCATTCcacccagcccaaaccagcacgaGCATAGCCCACACCAGTCAGGTCTCCAGCAAGCTACCTCAGCATCACCTTCTGTCATGGACCTCAGCAGCAGGGCTTCTACTTCAGTCCATCCAGGCATGGTGTCGCAGAACTGCATGCAGAGCCCAGTCAGACCAGGTAAACCAGACCTAAGAACTTTCTATGGATTTTGGCATGAGCCGCCCTCTCCGGTGTCAATAATTACTTCTCCCTGTATGGTTGACAGGCAGCTTAGAGAGACAATATGATTCAAGTCACTCAcactccaaaaaataaaaataatagctcTAGTTATTGCTAAATTGCTCCACAGGGATTTTTGTTTGAAGTATGTAAGGAAACTGGGAATTCCAAGAAAACTTGCctatcttattttctttgttgATAGCCTAGCTACTAGCAAGTAAAAAGACCACAAATGGAATAGTAATGCGTAGATGCAGTGGTGTTAAATGAACAGGGAGAAGGACCGTGAAAGAGAATATTCCTTTGGCCAATATTTGATGTGAGAACGCAGGAGTGGGCAATTATTTTGAAGTTAAAACTTAAAGACAGTGCTTCCTGTTTGAAATTTTGTCCATAATCTCATTCTCTGTTGAGCAAAGTAAAATTTGCCAGAGTAAATGGGGCAGAACTAAATTTCGGAACTGCATTATAATCTTGCTTAGATTAGCATAAACTGAGTGTAACTCTGACCCGAGTTGATAAATTGCATCTATAGTCACCTTAAGCTGTAGGCAAAGAAAACATCATGGAGTCCAAGTTCTGATTGTAATGCGTGATTCAAACCCGTTTGATGTCAGTGGAAGTCTTCTATTAGTTTATTAGCACTTGAAATCATCCCTTTAGAGACACTAGTACAAGTCTAGTATAACTGCTCTGGCTTGACACCAGCATGGCTGAGATCAGGGTCAGTGGAATAGTGTCAACACTGAAGTTTGGAAAACATGgagctttgccttttttctttaaaaaaaaaataaaaagaccaaGGGTGACTTATTTATTGTGCTCTTCTGCTCGCACAAGGTTTGCTAGAGCAAAGCGTGCTCTTGGGAGCAGGAAACCACTCCTCTCCCTTCGGCTTGATCATTTGCCATGCTCAGCGTGCGAAGTCATTGTCAGAATCATCTGATAAggaggcaaaataaataaatagaaagacaAAAGTTGCGGAGCAGGATGAAATAGAAAAGTCTTAAATGTCTGCAACATTCcattctcattaaaaagaaataaaacaccctcgaaaaaaccccaaacctgttaACGGCTCCTTGGCCCCAAGTCAGAAGTGTGCGTTTAGTCATGGATTTCATTTACTTACTTTTACTTTATGTGGATTTAACTTTggtttgtatttcagtttcaagGCATTTCATAGTTAACTAGTAACTTACAAGGGTTTccaaagttaaaatatatttggagtCGGCAAGAGCAGAATATAAAAAACCCTTGCTTTTTCTGagccagtttttaaaaatagtgcgTATATGCTACACCATTTTCTGGCGCATATGCacatgtaaaattaaaagcagataatctgtcctcattctttttttcagaggagCCTGGTTATGAGCTAGGCTTTTAATGATCACCTGTCAGAATTTATTTGTAATCAGCTGTCCACATGACTTTTCAACTcattggggttttgggtttttttgtggtgtttttttttttttttttttttttttttagtttttcctgaCCCATTTGCAGCTCAGGGTTACAAACTTTTCTCATTATAAACTGTACACTTTTTTACTGTTGTAAAAGAAGTCATGTCTCTTGGGGTAAGATAAAACATCTAAATTTGCAGGTATTTTTCCCCACGCCATCTTGCCTTaggaataatataatttttttgttaaatgtggtttttaaaaaggagctaattccatttcttaaaatattttctttcccctctcctcgaTAGGTATTATGACTTAATTAACAGTAGTCTGGTTTATCATCAGGTTGTTGAAATTTATGTGCTGTCATGTAAAAATCTTAATTTGACAAGCTGTTTTGAAGAGAAGATCATTTTAGAGTTTAGCATTtgagcaagttttaaaataagacagtatatattttaaaaacaaatttttagtaaaagtaaaaatgagcACTTAAGGCTGTCGTAAAAGTGCCAAGGCAAATGTGCTGCTTTGAAATATGAAAGTTAGTCTGGAGGTAAATGTTAAAATCATTATAATGGAGCCTTTTGGTTAATATATCttaagacttttaaaatacttttttttttttaactgtcacaTGAAGAAAGGTTTTTTAATTGGTGTGAACTACTGTTCCAGTATGCATGGCTGTTGTGATTTGTATTCTTGTAATAAACCCGAGAACAAATAGTAGAAAGTATacaatttcaataaaaattaattccataTGATCttattatttttaggaaaactgaattttttagGTGATagtaattctaaaaatatttcgTTGTTGCGTCCTCTGAATTTTGTCTTGCAATGGAAGCCTGTTTGAGCTTGCGGACTCTGGCTGAAGGCAGGGTCAAATCCTGTACTGCTTATGTCCCTACTTTAAATGGCTCCGCAGCATTTAGCATCAGCGTATTGTGTGCAGTTGGTCAAAACTCCTATACCTGCATGTACTGTGTACAGGGGAGATGTGCACGTGGAACACCGAATGTAATTCATGTACATACGTGGTATATCTCGGACACAGAGGGTCCATAGAAGAGTGGCATAAGAAGATTTAATTTTGTGCGTGTGTTGAAATACAAGCCTTAGCTGTCTTTAGAAGCTAATGGTATTGCCCAAATAGGTATTTTATACCATCTCTGGAAGAGGTCTGGAAATCCACATTGGCAGTCACTGAGAAGTGTCATCAGGCTCAGCAAAGATGAGCTGACCCTGATGGTAAACATGACATTACAAAAtcctcactgatttttttttttttccttaaaggtaaaaaaataacaacaacaacaaggtTCCTTGTAAATTTAACTTAATTCTATATTTCCAGCTTGGATTGTCTGGTCGATGGAAAAATGTTTAGGCTCACCAGTTTATCATCTGTTCTCTGGACTATAGCAAAGAATAAAGCAAGCACCTTCCCATAAATTTCTGTTTGAGGAATGCACATATAGTAAATACTGGTTTTCTTTTGAAGAGGAGGGACACAGGGTAATGGCTGTTGCAAGATTGGAATctgatgtatttctttttcacagtactgattttgttaataaaaattagtattttgatttattttagtaTTGCAGACCACCATTCATTGTAATGTATATGCgcatttaaaacttcttttctctccctgtatTGGATGCTGGTTAGTTGGTTGAAATCTGTAGTCTCCCtcagaaaaacaggttttacaaAGCTAGCTTTTGAAGTAACCTGTTactgcaaacacatttttgtggTTCTTCATCTGTTGCAGACCTTGTGTTGTCTTTTGCCAGTGTTTTGGTGGAATGTAAATCTCCATGTAACTATGGAGCCCTTTAAGGAAATTGGGAGTATTTGTAGCTGTTTGTATGTAAAGGGAGGTTCATATTTTGCAGGTAGCTAGTTGGTGGTTGCTTTTACCTGGCTCTCTTCCCTCTGTAGCCCTTACTTGGATGAATGGGGCAGCTACTGTAAAGGGTTTGAATGGAGTGAAGTAGACTTCAGAAGCATCAGCTAAGTCTGGTAGAAGGCCCTAATTAGAAGGTTTTGGGGATTTTGTGGTTTAGATACGAATTTTCTGTTTGCCACCAAAGCCTTGGATGTAGGGCTATGTCACAGGGATACTGCTGACACAGTGATAGCCCATGTTTTGTTACTGCCCTGCTCCTGAAGGACGATAGGGCTGTTGGAGGCTTTGAAAAATCTCCCTCATTCTTTGTGTTCCTACGACAGTGGTTTTCAGTCTGTGTTGCCTGGGTGTCTTAGACTACTTGCAAAGGATCTGTCAAAGGttgtttaaggaaagaaaaaaagaaaaacaagttttgtaaTGTGTTGTGGAAATACATGTATGTGCAGTATCTGCaagtcttcattttcagtttataaaaaaaagatttagggGTGCATTAatcaaaaagctgaaaactgtttCCATGTGAAATGTACTTACACCTCCCACCCCCTAAGAACACAGAGATTTTATTAAATGCcatcttttatttattcagatGAGATATTTCATCTAGAGTGCAGTATCCATTACCTTTTACTTGTTACATAGATACTAAACTGTAATGATTGACACTAGGTGTGATTGGGCGGTTTTCgacattttcttttaactcttgTTTGCGATAGGCACAGCAGCCAACTGGGAGAGGTTGTTCTTGCTCCATCCAGCCTCTCAACTGCATAGTGGGGATGACTTGGTGAAGGGGGCAGCCCACAAAAGGGTGTGTGTGCACCACTCCCTTTATTGCAGTCTTCCTTCCCCTGTGTTTCTTAACGTGACCTCCTCTTCTAGCACAGCCTTTGTAGTGTGAAGGGCAGCACTTCCAGCTGCTAGCTTGTATGTGGAATCCTCTCCTAAGCTTTAATCATTGTTTACAAGCAGTTACTAGGTGTTGCATGAGCCACAGCGTGAGCCCCCTCTCTTAGAGTCCAAGGACTCTACCTCCAGCACCAAGAGGAGCTGGGAATTTCCTGACCTTTGTTCTCCCACGTGACAACATGGGAATGACCAGCTAAACTGTCAGGCAGGCTGGTACTGAGAGCTGCTCTTCACATTGACTCTCACGTGAAGCTCTGGATGGCTGCTGCCTGCGTGACCATGTGCTTTAGGCACGTGGCAGTCCCCTGTGCAGCCTGCTCAGCATGGCTTTTGCTAGAGCAGCaggcacgcacgcacgcacggcTGTGTGCTCCTGCCATTACCAGCTGATGCCGAAATCGCAGTGAAATGGAAAAGCTTCGCTCCGGACTGCTATGGCAAGGGAAATGCCGACAAGCCTCACAAAACTGCTTTCTGGATCAAAGGAAGATGCAAAATATATTcaggcaaatattaaaaatagcctGTCACATGATAACAGGGAAAAAAGTGCTGAATGCACAAGCCTTGTTAATGCTAGAAGCAAGAACACTGTGTCTCCTTCAAGAGATCTAATTTTAATATTCACTGTTAAATGTTGATTATTGGTTAAATAATTGCTTGACTGCATGAAAGAACTTGAAGTTAATTTGGAGTTCAAACAGTAAACAGCATGAAACATCTTGGGTTTTATGCGATACTTTTTAAATATACCTGGCTTGACTCTTCAGTTCGCATTGGGAATAGTGCTTTCCACACAGATAGAACTACTTAAGCAAGTAAGGGCTACCCAGTGTTAGGAAGAAGATACACAGAGGGAACAAGTAGGGGTTTTTGTCCCCTTAGAAAGACATTTCAAGGATGTCCCAGTGTCTAACTTGTTGCAATTACCTAGAAAAAGTACAGTGTCTTTCTTGGAGCCGTGCTTCCCATCTCAAAGTGTATTGGAGAGTGTTTGATTAAATGATTCTGTAGTGCagtgatttgatttttaagaagcaAGTACACCCTGAAGTCTTTCATAAAACAATATGTTACAGTAAAGAGAGAAGACCTCATCAGGATATGTATATGAACAAGACATTGATATTATCTGATTAGATGAAGGTACTAGGAAACACATTAAATTGTTTCAAtctctatatatttatatgaCAGCAGATTGGCAATCGTGGGAGCTAGTAGTGGCCAGATTCTGCCCAATTAATCTCAGCAATGAGTACTTTACTCCTCATGCAGTCTTACTGATTTCAGTATTGctcagcaggagagcagcttGTTGACTGTTCTTCTTCATCAGCTCCTCGGTGGAGCAGCAAAATGTCACCATCCACTCTCTTGTCATTcatctttctggattttttttttaaggggggtaGTGGCTCTcaatgcactggtggagttttcTCAGGATGAAAGGACATACTCGTCGTTGGTAAAGAGGACTTTAGAGCATTATGAAATCAGAATCTTGGTTGGCTGGCAGTGTGCTATAGAGCTATTTAGTATTTGTATCACACAAACATGAtcataaatttcctttttttgaagtcTCACTTTcataacaaataaaatacattttcaatattttgtctGAATTCCACAGAAGACTGGGATGATCAGACGAGCATTTCAACTAAGTTATTCAAGAAAAActgtagtttgatttttttctacattaaGTAGATAATGAAAGCTCTGAAAAACCTATTTACTTCAACCTCAAATCTACTCCATTTAATGGAGTTATACATAATGAGTTAGTATAGAGAATGAATGTAAAATGTACGACTGTCAAAATGAATGAGTGACAAACAGATTTTGTAGcttcttggttttttggttgtggtgggtttttttaatgaataaatggCATTAAAGAAGCCATCTATTTATCACAAAGCTGAATTTGGTCCTGAGAGCTTCAGAGCTAATGTAGGGAGAGCTAACACAGGTAGGTAAGGCAGCATGTGttgtaacatttctttttttttttttctgctacggCTGTTCATAGCACTTCAGCTTTGCATAATTGAGGTGCTATCCATCAAGTTTTAAACGAATAcaatttctgacatttctgaCACACTTGAAGCTGTTGTACAGTTATGCTTCCCTATCCCATTCTCTGAACTGAATCTTGCCAGGGCTAAATTTCGCCCAGATTTTCATTGCACACCATCCAACACCATTGCTTAGCTTCTCTGATGTGGCATGCTCTTGCTTCAGGGTTCTCTGCTCAACTTAGAGAAACAGCTTTAGCTCTTCATCTTACTTCTCTTGTTCGTAGTATTTGCCATTTAATGAAAACAGGCGTTGAGgatcttagaatcacagaatagtttgggttggaagggacctttaaaggtcatctagtccaacccccctgcagtgagcagggaaatcttcaactagatcaggtcgctcagagccctgtccaacctgaccttgaacatttccagggatggggcatctaccacctctctgggcaacgtgtgccagtgtttcaccacctcatcataaaaaatttcttccttttatgtaGTCTAAGCCTACCCTCGTTTAGTCtgaaaccattaccccttgtcctgtcgcaacaggccctgctaaaacgTTTGTCTTGACGctctttgtttgtgttttggtgtaTGGCTCTTTgtaggaggaaataaaaaatccAAATTCTATTAGGGTCCTAGAAAACTCAGGTCCTTATTAACTGGAACACAAATCTAGATGATTACTGAAACAAAACTTGACAGGGACCCACAGATCGATGTATTAGCATGCATTTACTACAAGCAGAAGCTAGAGTGAACTACAGCAATAATTCATCTGTAACAAAATGTCATCCTTAGGTATGTAGGTGTATAAGCAGAGAGGCAAAAATACATGGTTTGGCAAAGATTTGTTGAGGATggagaatgatttaaaaaaaagtgttcttttccaATTAGCCTTAGGGAGCTCAGCTTGCTATAAATTCTTTGTTCTGGAACATGGCTGTGGACAATAGGTCAAAGATTAAGTAATTCATTACAGAACTGGTTGGTACTCCTGAATTTAATAAACAAATGAATGAACAGGGTTCTCCGTCCATAGCAAGATCCATTACTTTGTGTGGCAATGGTTGGatcttaaaatctttttaaatcaCTTGCAAGGCTCCCCACTTACTTAATTCTTGTATGTGGACATTGCTATATTTGAGGTGACCTGGTAACTTAGCAATCATGATACAGATGAAAGcactcaaaacagaaattaaatgcgGTCCCACTAGTAACTGCTAATAACTTGAGAATCTAAGGAGGCAAGAAAGGAAACTGTAGATTGcattttgaaaaactgaaggaaCAATAATGTGAAACTTCTAAACACAAAATACTCCTGTCAAACGGAATTCTGCAGAGCAATCAATATTTTAGCATAGTGAGATTACTGAAATAATAGCACTAAACCTTCTTGTGGAAGAGTATATTACTCAAGGCTGCAGAATATAAAACACAGGCTGAAAGCGAGAGGGCTGCATTGAAACAGGAGATGACTTAAAACAATTTAGTAATTTTTACAAACTTGCCATTTCAACATTTGGAAGTGAGTCCTACTCCAGCAAGAAGTCTACTTAGAAAACAGCTTATGTGCTTAGCTTCTAATGCTTAGTAGGTAGGAACTAAGCACTCGAAACCAAATCCTGTTCCTCATCAAAACAGAGAGGGTTAAACTGACTTAATTTGAAAGACCCTGCAGCAATCAGGCATACCACTGTTCCCTCTTTCTTTGTGCTGCATAGTGGAAATATAGATGTTACTGACTTCTGTAATCCCTGCAGCTGCGGCCCCTCGTTGCAGTGTGGGGCATTTGGCCGTTTTATGTATGTAACTCTTGCAGCTCTGTTGCTTGCTGTGATAGATGAGCATTGGGGTATTTTTTTTGCCTGGTTTGCTATGAAAATAAACCATAGCCAGTCATGCTAGGTATGTGTGGCCTCTTGCGTGTTCCTGCTTCATGATTTTTGAGTATATTGGCTGATTTTAACCAAATGTGGCAAGAAAGTTGTGATTCTGAAAGAGTAATTACATTCctaaaatttcataaaaatagaTGAGTGGATAGGAAAGGAATATGTTACTGAGCAGGAAGAGCTTTAATGTAAATGTGCATTTTCTACATCAGAGAATTTACATAAGACCTTTAAAATGC contains these protein-coding regions:
- the HLF gene encoding hepatic leukemia factor isoform X2; this encodes MSRPLPLNPTFLPPTYGVLKSLLENPLKLPLAHEDAFGKEKDKEKKLDDDSTSTTVPQSAFLGPTLWDKTLPYDGDTFQLEYMDLEEFLSENGIPPSPNQHEHSPHQSGLQQATSASPSVMDLSSRASTSVHPGMVSQNCMQSPVRPGQILPANRNTPSPIDPETIQVPVGYEPDPADLALSSIPGQEMFDPRKRKFSEEELKPQPMIKKARKVFIPDDLKDDKYWARRRKNNMAAKRSRDARRLKENQIAIRASFLEKENSALRQEVADLRKELGKCKNVLAKYEARHGPL
- the HLF gene encoding hepatic leukemia factor isoform X1 gives rise to the protein MSRPLPLNPTFLPPTYGVLKSLLENPLKLPLAHEDAFGKEKDKEKKLDDDSTSTTVPQSAFLGPTLWDKTLPYDGDTFQLEYMDLEEFLSENGIPPSPNQHEHSPHQSGLQQATSASPSVMDLSSRASTSVHPGMVSQNCMQSPVRPGQILPANRNTPSPIDPETIQVPVGYEPDPADLALSSIPGQEMFDPRKRKFSEEELKPQPMIKKARKVFIPDDLKQDDKYWARRRKNNMAAKRSRDARRLKENQIAIRASFLEKENSALRQEVADLRKELGKCKNVLAKYEARHGPL